From the genome of Capra hircus breed San Clemente chromosome 21, ASM170441v1, whole genome shotgun sequence:
TGGCTTCTCTTAGAATGTCAGAAGGCTATGTATTATttcttgcttcttccatccccAGGAGTGGCAGACAATGGTTTGTGAGTTAGTTTGAGATACGGTTGggttttcccagggaagaattctGCTTTTGTCTTATTCATTTTGCACATTTTCTTCATCTGGAGATTGGAGGGCTGGTCCTGGGTCTTTTAAGATAGACTCATTCTCCATGCCCAATTATAATGGGTCCCAATGGATTGTCCTAAAGGATATGGATACAGATACTAAGGAAGAATTTTCATTCTGATTGGTCTTTTACCAATTCTGATTTGTTTTTCAGCCTGGAACATAAAGATTTAGACAGGCATACTTGTAGCAGCCCCACACAGGGAGCCAAAAAAAGCAAGTAAAGATTTATCTTTTCTTCCCAGGAATGACTTAATCATAATTTGCatatatacatttaaagaaaaagcacttgaaGAACCACTGGgcactttataatttttattaacttggtATCCCTGAGAGGCAAATTAAGGTGTAAACATTGTTCTGCTTTACACAAAGGGAAATGGAGGCAGGGTGACTTACATGTAAGACATCTGGAACCAGAATTCATATCTGTTGATACCACAACCAGTGCTTTTTCCACAAGACTATACACAGATATACTGAACACAGTACtctcatgttttaaaaacattacaGCACACTGCCTAAATTATCTCAGATCCTGAGGCATTGCTTTACACTGGTATTTCTTGTTATCTCCCTGTCTGTTTAGGCAACATAACTGAGATACCACCTCCCCTTAATTCCTAAGACTTAGGAAATTCCCTCAGCACCAGAACTCCAGTTCATCATTGGTAGACATCATTACTGTCTATCATTGCTTTACACTGGTATTTCTTGTTATCTCCCTGTCTGTTTAGGCAACATAACTGAGATACCACCTCCCCTTAATTCCTAAGACTTAGGAAATTCCCTCAGCACCAGAACTCCAGTTCATCATTGGTAGACATCATTACTGTCTATCACAGTAAGCTGTGGATTTTAGAATATCCTATCTCCCCATTTCTCTCCCAGATCTCATTCCTATCTGAGCGCTCATTAATGTGACTGTGACACGGCTACTTATCTCAGACCTTAGCCATTGGGCATCTTCTTTCCTTTGACCTGCCATTCGAAATATCTTCTCTCAGGATACTGGTTCCCGACCTTTGTCTCCCATAGGAGCTAGTCCCCTAAAACTGCTCATCTTTCTTACCCAGTGCCACTCAGCAAGTGCAGCACAGGCCCTGATATACTAATATTCTGGCGTATGGAAGCCCGTCTGTGGTGTTCCTGGCCCTCCACGTTTCAGCTGAAGCAAGTCCCTCTCTGCCCCCTGCACAGCCTTACTGTGCCCCCTCAAATTTGTGCTCCTCTGAGCATTGGCTCACCTTCCTTACAGTCTGTCCTTTGCCCTCTGCTCCCTTGCTCCCCAGTTTTCCCATTTCTCACCCATTCAGCATGCAGTTTTACAGTTTTGGAAAGTTCATCTTGCCCAGTAAACCTTCCCTCTGAGCACTTCCTGCTTCATGAAATCTTCAtgattaaagagaagaaaatacctctcattttttccccaaactctaATGCTTTAGACCTTAACTTTTATGCCTAGTGTTACTACCTAGCTTTCTAAATTTCTCTAAAATCATTGTAGCTGTACGTATTTGTTCATGTCAGTGTCATCTGTTGTAGGTTGTAAGGACAAGGATGGGGTCTGTTTAACTTGTGCTGTACAGGCTCATACTACTGCGAATATGTGGGCAGTTAATTCAATACCATCTCTATGATATCAGAATCACACTTGTTTGAAgagctgcttttaaaaatagatgtataCAGTtgaatgtgtgtgcgtgtgtgtaagtATTGTAAGCTCCACTGACCAAAGATAGTTTGTCCCCTTACCATTAGGGTAAAGAGTTGCTGGCACAAAGTGGTCTGTTTTCCCAGTCTGTGGGAGCATGGCCAGTGGCTTCTGCTCATCGCACGTTAGTATTGTGTCCACAGGGTGTGTGACACTCACCCCGGTGTTAGGGTGTGTGGATTATGGCAGTCCCTCTGGCAGTTCTAACTGCTTTCCGTATTACTGCATCCCCTTGCCTTCCTCTTTGGGCTTCTGGACAAGGGACAGACAAAATTTAGATGAGACAgaccagaaaaaaaatcacaatagatGCTGTAAATACAGTGTTACTCTATTCCAAAGCTTCTGGGGCTTTGAAGACAGTAAGAAATCCACCTCACCGTTTATATGAGGTTTACACTGTTCCCCCATATAAGCACACCTAGATTCCTGACAAAATGGTTTATAGGTCAGAACCAGACTGGACACTTAAAGGCTCCTTAAGGTAAAGGAGTGTGTGTGATAAGTATATCATTCTGAGCACAGACTTAagtgagcaggaaaaaaaaatcattttttgcatttccattacTGTACAAAGAGCTAGACCCATTCAGTGAGAATCCTCACTACTTCTCCATGAAACGCTGCAGTGTGGGTTTTTCTAGTTGAAATGCAACTGAGTAATGTGATGAGTAAAGGGAACACATCAAATTTCACAGGATCTGCTACTGTGTCCTCTCTGTTAGCGGAAACAACACAGGCTCTGAGAGGAAAGGGTGTTACCGTCAACACAAGCAAGGAGAGGGAACGAATCTTCCTTTCATTCTTACTCTAGATCCAAGAGAAACACAGGAACAAGCAGTGGGGTAAATTCTAGACTGTTTCCTTTACTAGTTGGGCACAGATTAGAAGATGGATCTCACTACTGGAGAACTATTTCCAAACAATCTCAATACATGTAATGAGGCTGGTTTTCTCATAGATCCTCAAGGGCTTACTTAGGTGCTGGCTGTGACAGAAGTTTCTCTCGTGTGTGGATCTCTCGGTGCTTATTAAGAGCGGAACTTTTACTGAAGCACTTGCCACAGTCCTGACACCCGtagggcttctctccagtgtgggTTCTGTGGTGTGCACGTAAGTCAGAACTCTTGCTGAAGCTCTTCCCACAGTCGGGACACACGTGGGGTCTCTCTCCTGTGTGTATCCTCCGATGTGCACTGAAATGAGAGCTGTTATTGAAACTCTTCCCGCACTCTTCACACTGATAGGGCTTTTCTCCTGTGTGGGTTCTCTGGTGAATGATAAGGCTTGAGCTCTGATTGAAGCGTTTTCCACACTCACCACACTCatatggtttctctcctgtgtggatTCTTCTGTGGGTGATGAAATTTGAGCTGTCACGGAAACTTTTCCCACAGTCAAGACATtggtaaggtttctctccagtgtggatcCTCCGGTGTCTAATGAGGCGAGCGCTCCGACTGAAGCTTTTCCCGCAATCAGCACATTTATATGGATTTTCCACTTGATGGGCTAGCTGATGCATAGGGTGGGAGTTTGGACCAAAGCTTTTGCCGTATCTCAGATATTTATAGGGTCTCTCTCCCAAGTAAGGTCTCTGATGACTTGGAACTTTACCTAAACTCCTTTCAGGGAAtgttggttttccttttttctcaccCGGGGTGTTTTCCCACTGTCTTCCAGATCTGCATTCACTCTCACTGCCTTTACTTTGATTAAGATGCTGGGGAATTTTCCTTTCAGACCTTGCAAGTAATGTCTTATGTAGTTTTACTTCCTCAGAAATATCCCGTTTTAGATTTGCTTCATTCTCAAATCCAGCCTCAAAACCTAACATaagaatagaaatttaaaagttacCCATTTTCTCAGTTATTATGTGTGAGTATAAAGTATCACATTAGATGACTTAACATAAAAATCAGGGAGCTCTAGATCCTAAATAACTACTGTCTATTAAAACCTTCTATTTCGTAATCTGTCACATGCTTCTCATCTACAGGGGATCTGATGAATATGTTCTTTTAACTCTTTTTCCTGGATATCTGGGATCTTCAGAAAATCCTCTCAGTATACCAAGAAAAAACCTGCCAGATTTAAGATAAAACCATCACTATGATTATCCAGGAAAGACACTTTCTAATGCTGTATTTTAGCCTCATCTCAGGCCTGTCACGGTTTACATTCCTTGCCAGTAACTAAAGGGATAAGAAAGGAATGCCCAGGGAAACTGGGGAACTTCTATATTGAGGAAGAACGACATGAGTCCTTTTCACTCTCAAATTCCATGTGTTGAGAATAAAAACAGGGTAGAAAGATTCCTGTTGTCTTTCAAAGAACAAAAGGCCTTCTGAGAGAAATTTTGGTAGGTGCTATCTCTTTCAAACTTTCTTTGCCCATGGACAAATAACCACTAGATGTTCCAAAGCACTACTCTAATGCCCAAACTAAGCTTTAATATTCTTCTAAGAGccaaatgccaggcttcccaggcctAGGCTATGAGAATTTGTAGATACTTGGAAAGTTTCAGTTTGCAAATTTAGTTTGAATTTGTAGAATTTTCAGGTTTCAGATAAACTCTGGATCCCAGCTCCCTGGACTAAATTTGAGAACATGTACCCCTTAAATCTACCCAGAAGTCGTGTTAGGATTAGACCCATGAAATGGAGGTTCATTATATTAACTGAAATCTCAGAAACTTAAATATATGACTATAAATTATGAGCCTCTGAAAGGGGTACTTAGCATTTCCTAAACCTAGAAGCTGTTATCTAGCAGAATGTGTTAACAGCTTCACGGAGTTGATGCTCTGTGGAGCACACTTGGAGAATGCAGATCTAAagaatattttggaaaagaaaactgcTGTTTATCAAATGCCCAAGTAGTGTGCTAGGTGCCTCACTGTGGTACTTCAGTTACATCAATCTTGTGAGGCCGGTCTTAATATATAAGCAAAATTACAGGGCTAAGTAACTTGCTTTAAGGTACTCAACTAGTAACACAGtgcatattcatatacatatatatgtatgactccAAAAACAGAATTCTTCGTGCAAGGAGGGAAgccataatgatttttttttttccctttcttaaacAGTAAATAAGATTGAAAGGGTCAATTCCCTCAGAAATTTCAGACTTTGGGTAAGTGTGTCTGAAGAAAGATTATCAGGTtttcatatatatgaataaagCAGGCATACAGATAATATATAAGctgaaactagaagaaaacagcagaaatgagaatgaactttaaaaaaccaACTTCATGTACCATGTGTACATGACATACTGTTTGGGAAATGTTAGCTTTCAGAGTCCCTGCTAGGTATGTGGGCTAGTAACTGAGCAGCTCACGTGCAGATGATGGCACATTTACAAAGTCTGCAGCCATCTCAGATTGATGCTATAGTGTGAGGAAGCAAGTCAAGTGGAAAGCTGCCTACACAGACAGGAAAcctggagaaaagagaagaatccCTGAGTACTGGGTGTACAGGCCAGTTCTCCTGGTTCTCAATCTGATAATTTTTCTCCTAGATGCCACTGCCTTCCCTTTGCTATTTCTACCTAAGAAGAGGACCTTACCACTGGGGCTCTGAAATAAGACTGGAGCACGGGTCAGTGCCTCTGGAGGTATCTCGGGATCCTCTTCATCATCTTCAGAATCATCTTCTATGGCCTCGACTGCCTGCTCGGCTTgcttttcagcttcagcctcactggtctcctgcatggggCATAAGGCTATCTCTTCTTCCTGGCCGTTACTAGGCCGGGCAGCCACCCGGGCATTCACCAAAGCGTCCATCTCTTCAAAGAAGGGACAGGTCTCTGGTGCTTGGCCATTCTTGACTTTCCGATAGCTGGTCTGTAGGCTCTTAAACTTGGTCCGACACtgctccggtgtcctgaggaagcCATATTCCCATAACCGTTCAGCCACAGCTCCATACAACTGGCTGTTGCGGTGACAGTTCCGAAGGGCTTCGTAAAACTGAGTCTCACTAAGAATTGCAAGGTAGGTCTTTGTCTCTTCATAGCCCCAGTGCACACCTGCCACCAGAAGAGAAGTTTTAACAGCACTTAATGCAGGGCTTTATAGCTGCAATCCCTCAGTCCTAGCATTTGCATCATGAAAAGTCACCTAAGCTTGAGCTCCAGGTGAGAAGGCATGAACAGCTCATGTTTCCAAATCAATGCAGACTCTCAGGATGTTCTGCTTCTCTGACCCATATCAGTTTCAGAGACCTTGATTCCCACATTCAATTTAAAAGGCCTTTTCACCTGATCACAGTCGTGATCATTATGCACACTGAGGCAAGTGTACAGAAGGCATTTCCCCATTCTTCTAGCAGTTCTGGAGTTCTGATCCTAACTGGAAAATAACTGGTTAGAAAACCTACAGTCAGTCACTGTCAGCCAGGAGCCATCCTTACATTCTCTGATCAATCTTTTCCTACCAGCCCTACTTCCTTATAAATTAAGTCTCCCAAAGAATGTCTCAAAATCCCAAGGAACAGTCTCTTTCAGATTCATACTGCTGCCTAATGCACTCCCTTTTATGGCCCTTCTTCACCTGGCCACAGTCTCAAAAAGCCAGCCCAACAATAGCAAAGCCTGAAGGGTACAAGATAAGAACCTGTGGTCATGCACCTTCTCCTTAGTAGCAGAGGACTGGCAGAGCcaggaggaaggaagcagagcaTAAAGCACCTCCTGGTCCCCAACATGGGCAGAACTTCATCAGGATGACTGGAGACTCTGCTCCCTGAAGGTCCCTCAAGCTAAAGGGAAGGGAGATTCCAAGAGCCTTCCTCCCACTTGAGAGCCAGGTGGCGATGACATTGCTTCCATTATCCTCCACTCTCTGCCAGGGAAGCAAAAGGGAAATAATtggaagacagagaaaaagcagtggaaaaagacaaaaagaacagaGATAAAGTAATAGCAGGTAACACATGGG
Proteins encoded in this window:
- the ZSCAN29 gene encoding zinc finger and SCAN domain-containing protein 29 isoform X2, coding for MSRKWRGGSDSGGRLRKRAWKTWTFGFPCSKSSMVSSLEQGEPWIPDLGSKEKELPRGSHTEDRRMPADLLLSRRERSSWVDQDHRGFEDEKVAGVHWGHEETRTLLAILSQPEFYEALRNCHRNSQVYGAVAERLREFGFLRTLEQCRTKFKGLQKNYRKVKSGHPPETCPFFEEMEALMSAQVIALPSNGLEEAASHSGLGGSDAETEEPEQEGWHHEEGEEATAEESDSDEVGQEATPQDPDSSTTPVLFRSPSGVHWGYEETKTYLAILSETQFYEALRNCHRNSQLYGAVAERLWEYGFLRTPEQCRTKFKSLQTSYRKVKNGQAPETCPFFEEMDALVNARVAARPSNGQEEEIALCPMQETSEAEAEKQAEQAVEAIEDDSEDDEEDPEIPPEALTRAPVLFQSPSGFEAGFENEANLKRDISEEVKLHKTLLARSERKIPQHLNQSKGSESECRSGRQWENTPGEKKGKPTFPERSLGKVPSHQRPYLGERPYKYLRYGKSFGPNSHPMHQLAHQVENPYKCADCGKSFSRSARLIRHRRIHTGEKPYQCLDCGKSFRDSSNFITHRRIHTGEKPYECGECGKRFNQSSSLIIHQRTHTGEKPYQCEECGKSFNNSSHFSAHRRIHTGERPHVCPDCGKSFSKSSDLRAHHRTHTGEKPYGCQDCGKCFSKSSALNKHREIHTREKLLSQPAPK
- the ZSCAN29 gene encoding zinc finger and SCAN domain-containing protein 29 isoform X1, which produces MAKPTLRGNGSNSEAFRQRFRKFHYQEVAGPREAFSQLWELCCRWLRPEVRTKEQIVELLVLEQFLTVLPGEIQNWVQKQCPESGEEAVTLVEDLEREPGRPGRSVTVSVKGQEVRLEKMTPLKSSRELLSIRQESVEPQPRGVPKKERARSPDLGPQEQMNPKEKLRPFQRSGFPCSKSSMVSSLEQGEPWIPDLGSKEKELPRGSHTEDRRMPADLLLSRRERSSWVDQDHRGFEDEKVAGVHWGHEETRTLLAILSQPEFYEALRNCHRNSQVYGAVAERLREFGFLRTLEQCRTKFKGLQKNYRKVKSGHPPETCPFFEEMEALMSAQVIALPSNGLEEAASHSGLGGSDAETEEPEQEGWHHEEGEEATAEESDSDEVGQEATPQDPDSSTTPVLFRSPSGVHWGYEETKTYLAILSETQFYEALRNCHRNSQLYGAVAERLWEYGFLRTPEQCRTKFKSLQTSYRKVKNGQAPETCPFFEEMDALVNARVAARPSNGQEEEIALCPMQETSEAEAEKQAEQAVEAIEDDSEDDEEDPEIPPEALTRAPVLFQSPSGFEAGFENEANLKRDISEEVKLHKTLLARSERKIPQHLNQSKGSESECRSGRQWENTPGEKKGKPTFPERSLGKVPSHQRPYLGERPYKYLRYGKSFGPNSHPMHQLAHQVENPYKCADCGKSFSRSARLIRHRRIHTGEKPYQCLDCGKSFRDSSNFITHRRIHTGEKPYECGECGKRFNQSSSLIIHQRTHTGEKPYQCEECGKSFNNSSHFSAHRRIHTGERPHVCPDCGKSFSKSSDLRAHHRTHTGEKPYGCQDCGKCFSKSSALNKHREIHTREKLLSQPAPK